The following coding sequences lie in one Apium graveolens cultivar Ventura chromosome 1, ASM990537v1, whole genome shotgun sequence genomic window:
- the LOC141720693 gene encoding uncharacterized protein LOC141720693 isoform X2, translated as MAKYSLSLTLSLSLSPSLSPSLSNNLHLLPRCRRGTTAPRSFLRPHLPKDAAVVFQICDDVEMGPTADEAMMWQLSLSLSLSLSLPPSLPLQQPASPPSLPPWHNPTTPPSSALISLKMPPSCFRSVIPIILNDLFQICDDVAMGPAADVAMTWQLSPPSLSLSPTTCISSLAAATT; from the exons ATGGCGAagtactctctctctctcactctctccctctctctctctccctccctctccccCTCCCTCTCCAACAACCTGCATCTCCTCCCTCGCTGCCGCCGCGGCACAACCGCACCACGCTCATTCCTCCGCCCTCATCTCCCTAAAGATGCCGCCGTCGTGTTTCAGATCT GTGATGACGTGGAAATGGGTCCCACTGCTGATGAGGCGATGATGTGgcagctctctctctctctctctctctctctctctctccctccctccctccctctccaACAACCTGCATCTCCTCCCTCGCTGCCGCCGTGGCACAACCCCACCACGCCCCCTTCCTCCGCCCTCATCTCCCTAAAGATGCCGCCGTCGTGTTTCAGATCAGTAATTCCGATTATCCTGAACGATTTATTTCAGATAT GTGATGACGTGGCAATGGGTCCCGCTGCTGATGTGGCGATGACGTGGCAGTTatctcccccctctctctccctctctccaaCAACCTGCATCTCCTCCCTCGCTGCCGCCACGACATAA
- the LOC141720693 gene encoding uncharacterized protein LOC141720693 isoform X1, with protein MHIIYGDCENIHMVILFIFRWCCAVEMIIDIVRVVKVSNSLVIYGWPENTTGSDNRNMCGDDVEMGPTADEAMMWQLSLSLSLSLSLPPSLPLQQPASPPSLPPWHNPTTPPSSALISLKMPPSCFRSVIPIILNDLFQICDDVAMGPAADVAMTWQLSPPSLSLSPTTCISSLAAATT; from the exons ATGCACATCATATATGGTGATTGTGAAAATATACACATGGTGATTTTGTTTATATTCCGGTGGTGTTGTGCGGTAGAGATGATAATTGACATTGTTAGGGTGGTGAAAGTTAGTAATAGTTTAGTGATTTATGGGTGGCCGGAAAATACGACCGGAAGTGATAACCGAAATATGTGCG GTGATGACGTGGAAATGGGTCCCACTGCTGATGAGGCGATGATGTGgcagctctctctctctctctctctctctctctctctccctccctccctccctctccaACAACCTGCATCTCCTCCCTCGCTGCCGCCGTGGCACAACCCCACCACGCCCCCTTCCTCCGCCCTCATCTCCCTAAAGATGCCGCCGTCGTGTTTCAGATCAGTAATTCCGATTATCCTGAACGATTTATTTCAGATAT GTGATGACGTGGCAATGGGTCCCGCTGCTGATGTGGCGATGACGTGGCAGTTatctcccccctctctctccctctctccaaCAACCTGCATCTCCTCCCTCGCTGCCGCCACGACATAA